A genomic region of Gallus gallus isolate bGalGal1 chromosome 19, bGalGal1.mat.broiler.GRCg7b, whole genome shotgun sequence contains the following coding sequences:
- the GAS2L2 gene encoding GAS2-like protein 2 produces MGTPGAAVRSIRPYGSSQQYLYAMKEDLAEWLKELYELDIEVGTFLEVLETGAVLCSHANHITRVAEDFAHACPSAAQHLRLPTAGVSCNPAAQPGTFQARDNVSNFIQWCRKEMDINDVLMFETEDLVLRKNEKNFVLCLLELARRAARFGMCAPTLVQMEEEIEEELRQEMELPPADNPPSQLPRKPRDLHNLDQMVQHLVSRCTCPVQFPMIKVSEGKYRVGDSDTLIFVRILREHVMVRVGGGWDTLEHYLDKHDPCRCTSLSHKQLSRTRPPQQPVQHEVRLCAAPPAPGHTHPTLLVSRSQSPLPPITWAPHGYRHQPWTHTTPSPRQEPAQPRRVPSCRTPTLRSPTRTISPGHGAAQRAPTPSRGTVGTPKEPHGNPPKAAAQSRGTAPSAHLAPSRPKSTQQGGGSSGAASRHVGVPTTVAPRAHSPIKTCAPSQQQDAHRAAQSRKSPREGNQRALGCSHPSSHPNSLNQPPKQVSNIKTPKKTSSAICRPPTPLTHFANGCESCAAGESPQCPPLNPTPRDAESPTVPGRVCSHDRDVSGLRGYWGHSQPPDYGKVLEELTHNRQPLRPVGMGNSMSSKPSTTQCANIPAGGSLEGPTVGDQTPQSTVPKARRCLKKPERVPSIYKLKLRPKVRPRRDHRPGKGPSRIPTPLGQRLPRTRGQHRPTALPKPPQPRDAKPSLSDSSAWLTEDDDEAWV; encoded by the exons ATGGGGACACCGGGAGCTGCGGTGCGGAGCATCCGTCCCTATGGGTCCAGCCAGCAGTACCTGTATGCCATGAAAGAGGACTTAGCcgagtggctgaaggagctctATGAGCTGGACATCGAGGTGGGCAccttcctggaggtgctggagacgggggctgtgctctgctcccacGCCAACCACATCACCCGTGTGGCTGAGGACTTCGCCCACGCCTGCCCCAGCGCAGCCCAGCACCTCCGCCTGCCCACCGCCGGCGTCAGCTGcaacccagcagcacagccggGCACCTTCCAGGCCAGGGACAACGTGTCCAACTTCATCCAGTGGTGCAGGAAGGAGATGGATATCAACG aTGTCCTGATGTTCGAGACGGAGGACCTGGTGCTAAGGAAGAACGAGAAGAACTTTGTGCTGTGCCTGCTAGAGTTGGCACGCCGTGCCGCTCGCTTCGGCATGTGTGCCCCCACCCTGGTGCAGATGGAAGAGGAGATCGAGGAGGAGCTCCGCCAGGAGATggagctgcctcctgcagacAACCCCCCGTCCCAACTCCCCAGGAAACCCCGGGACCTCCACAACCTTGACCAGATG GTCCAGCACCTGGTGAGCCGCTGTACCTGCCCTGTCCAGTTTCCCATGATCAAAGTGTCAGAAGGGAAATACCGTGTGGGTGACTCCGACACCCTCATCTTCGTTCGG ATCCTGCGGGAGCACGTCATGGTGCGGGTCGGGGGCGGCTGGGACACGCTGGAGCACTACTTGGACAAGCACGACCCGTGTCGCTGCACCTCGCTCT CCCACAAACAGCTCTCCAGGACCAGACCCCCCCAGCAGCCGGTGCAGCACGAGGTGCGGCTCTGTgcagcccccccggcccccggCCACACACACCCCACTCTGCTGGTCAGCCGCTCACAGagcccactgccccccatcACCTGGGCACCCCACGGCTACCGCCACCAGCCCTGGACCCACACCACCCCCAGCCCCCGCCAGGAGCCGGCGCAGCCCCGGAGGGTCCCTTCATGCAG GACACCAACACTGAGGTCACCCACTCGAACCATCTCCCCAGGGCATGGGGCTGCACAGCGGGCACCCACCCCATCCCGGGGCACTGTAGGGACCCCCAAGGAGCCACACGGGAACCccccaaaggcagcagcacagagcaggggcaCAGCCCCCAGTGCTCACCTGGCACCATCACGTCCCAAAAGCACTCAGCAAGGAGGTGGCTCATCCGGGGCAGCTTCCAGGCATGTGGGGGTCCCCACCACTGTAGCACCCCgagcccacagccccatcaaGACCTGTGCCCCCAGTCAGCAGCAGGAtgcccacagagcagcacagagcaggaaaagccCCAGGGAAGGGAACCAGAGAGCCCTTGGATGTAGCCATCCATCATCACACCCAAATTCCCTGAATCAACCTCCGAAGCAGGTCAGCAACATTAAAACTCCAAAGAAAACCAGCTCAGCCATCTGCCGGCCCCCCACACCTCTGACCCATTTTGCAAATGGatgtgagagctgtgctgctggggagagtCCCCAGTGTCCCCCTCTGAACCCAACGCCCAGGGACGCCGAGAGCCCCACGGTGCCAGGGAGGGTCTGCAGCCATGACAGGGATGTCTCAGGGCTGCGGGGGTACTGGGGGCACTCTCAGCCCCCTGACTATGGGAaggtgctggaggagctcaCCCACAACCGGCAGCCCCTGCGTCCTGTGGGGATGGGCAACAGCATGTCCTCAAAGCCCTCAACCACACAGTGTGCCAATATCCCAGCTGGGGGGTCCCTGGAGGGGCCAACTGTGGGGGACCAGACCCCACAGAGCACTGTGCCCAAAGCCCGGCGGTGTCTGAAGAAACCCGAGCGTGTGCCCTCCATCTACAAGCTGAAGCTGCGCCCCAAGGTGCGTCCCAGGCGGGACCACCGGCCCGGGAAGGGTCCCTCACGCATCCCCACCCCACTGGGGCAGCGCCTGCCCCGTACCCGGGGTCAGCATcgccccacagccctcccaaAGCCCCCACAGCCCAGGGATGCCAAGCCCTCATTGAGTGACAGCAGTGCGTGGCTCACTGAGGATGATGACGAGGCATGGGTCTGA
- the RASL10B gene encoding ras-like protein family member 10B — MVATFKIAVLGAQGVGKSAIVRQFLYNEFSEVCVPTTARRVYLPAVVMNGHVHDLQIMDFPPIPAFPVNTLQEWADVCCRGLRSVHAYILVYDICCFDSFEYIKTIRQQILETRVIGTSETPIIIVGNKRDLQRGRVIPRWNVSNLVKKTWKCGYIECSAKYNWHILLLFSELLKSVGCARCKHVHTTIRFQGALRRNRCTIM, encoded by the exons ATGGTGGCAACCTTCAAGATCGCCGTGCTGGGAGCCCAGGGCGTGGGCAAGAGTGCCATAGTCAGGCAGTTCCTCTACAACGAGTTCAGCGAGGTCTGTGTGCCCACCACGGCCCGCCGCGTCTACCTGCCCGCCGTCGTCATGAACGGCCACGTGCACGACCTGCAGATCATGGACTTTCCGCCCATCCCCGCCTTCCCCGTCAACACCCTGCAG GAGTGGGCAGACGTGTGTTGCAGGGGGCTCCGGAGCGTCCATGCCTACATCCTGGTCTATGACATCTGTTGCTTTGACAGCTTCGAGTACATCAAAACCATCCGCCAGCAGATCCTGGAAACAAG GGTCATCGGCACCTCGGAGACTCCCATCATCATCGTGGGCAACAAGAGGGACCTGCAACGGGGCCGGGTGATCCCGCGCTGGAACGTCTCCAACCTGGTGAAGAAGACGTGGAAGTGTGGCTACATTGAGTGCTCGGCCAAGTACAACTGGcacatcctgctgctcttcagTGAGCTCCTGAAGAGCGTGGGCTGTGCCCGCTGCAAGCACGTCCACACCACCATCCGCTTCCAGGGGGCCCTGCGCAGGAACCGATGCACCATCATGTGA